The Lineus longissimus chromosome 2, tnLinLong1.2, whole genome shotgun sequence genome window below encodes:
- the LOC135483757 gene encoding uncharacterized protein LOC135483757 codes for MMDAESTIPVLDESAEAPPVPVTFCRQVTSDEYKRQKTLTTNQAVRDLLWYLESEPEVFKKMLKKRKHDDLENAGLFSCLKVKLLSMIQGNNYQDITDEEFVEKFAELKSGMMMALNSETEMDCRRYSKRLAAKRLEKENLNDIKVSVSICPSVPQPVVAPTVQAGPVLTRPPLRASSTPVGSENITMKPAMKFKRTKQDLDDSFNEKTMASIHRELLRSNPQFRHRTAFHRGSPGRTPFSHKKGSRKHETSNATVNTLNLSTMSIEESLHQAFNNIIQKKFTKSPSPTSSPSSAAGFQASGDDSNSVIEWEV; via the exons ATGATGGATGCAGAAAGTACAATACCAGTTCTTGATGAATCTGCAGAAGCTCCCCCTGTCCCAGTGACATTCTGCCGTCAAGTAACAAGTGATGAATACAAAAGGCAAAAGACCTTGACGACCAACCAAGCTGTCAGG GACTTATTGTGGTATCTAGAAAGTGAACCAGAGGTTTTCAAAAAGATGTTGAAGAAGAGAAAACATGATGACCTGGAAAATGCTGGCTTATTCTCTTGTTTGAAG GTTAAACTCTTGTCCATGATACAAGGCAATAATTACCAGGACATCACCGATGAAGAGTTCGTAGAAAAGTTTGCCGAGTTGAAATCTGGGATGATGATGGCTCTCAACAGTGAAACAG AAATGGATTGTCGTCGTTATTCTAAACGCCTTGCTGCAAAACGTCTTGAGAAAGAGAACCTAAATGATATAAAAGTTTCTGTCAGTATATGTCCAAGTGTACCACAGCCTGTGGTTGCACCCACTGTCCAAGCTGGACCAGTGTTGACACGGCCTCCTTTAAGGGCAAGCTCTACCCCA GTTGGTTCTGAGAACATAACTATGAAGCCAGCTATGAAGTTCAAGAGAACAAAGCA GGATTTGGATGATTCGTTTAACGAAAAAACCATGGCTAGTATCCACCGAGAACTCCTCAGAAGCAACCCACAGTTCCGCCATAGAACAGCATTTCATAGGGG CTCCCCTGGCAGGACACCCTTCAGTCACAAAAAGGGATCAAGAAAACATGAAACGTCGAATGCAACTGTGAATACCCTAAACCTGAGCACGATGAGCATCGAGGAATCGCTTCACCAAGCCTTCAACAATATTATCCAGAAAAAGTTCACCAAGTCGCCAAGCCCTACATCTAGTCCAAGTAGTGCTGCTGGTTTTCAGGCATCTGGTGACGATTCTAATTCTGTTATTGAATGGGAGGTGTAG
- the LOC135482814 gene encoding uncharacterized protein LOC135482814, whose protein sequence is MSMTRWQLYVLVFVATIANVFAFQLRNDVDDLYTAEIEYLNGALEQLTFMKPAIPGQGPAVKSKRSTAIIERPGNSVETHDCGSISSVPDDLRLPANMFPSGLGDFYQKYTHAYGIPILGSANVSDSALKRACYMVRFLLADRPDLRETFYKMFGRFALMSTVEMTTDIPEHSHMDKDFWDARARGLGATRDRPLSTGGEENTLCLKQDRYPKEDIPLHEFAHGVHLIAAKYAIEGFEDRLTASYLSAKLKGLWNNTYAMTNLMEYWAEAVQSYFNDDDISISGNGIHNHIHTRKGLKNYDPDIFALCQEIWPCDNTFLHRCLSSRGLEQEQQLKMNCNGTNNPIFSYSAECADTNFHCPSWAGMGGCVRNPRYMLPYCPRSCRVCTTNYEGKANQNNQSRVVQMSTCDDIASECAWQMCGKDVGYSAENCRSTCVNCDYYLDLFNRTDPWLVESATTATLSFSLPSTGNSNVISALLMVVQCLFMSKFVL, encoded by the exons ATGTCGATGACAAGATGGCAACTTTATG TTCTGGTGTTTGTTGCGACGATTGCGAATGTGTTCG CTTTCCAGCTGCGCAATGATGTCGATGATCTTTATACAGCAGAGATAGAATATCTCAATGGAGCGCTTGAGCAACTCACTTTCATGAAGCCAGCTATTCCTGGCCAAGGCCCAGCAGTTAAATCGAAGAGATCTACGGCAATTATAGAAAGACCTGGAAACTCAGTGGAGACACATGACTGTGGGAGTATTTCGTCAGTGCCTGATGACCTCCGCCTGCCGGCCAATATGTTTCCATCAGGACTCGGTGACTTCTATCAGAAATACACTCACGCTTATGGCATTCCTATTTTGG GCTCAGCAAATGTTTCGGATTCTGCCCTGAAGCGAGCATGCTACATGGTACGATTCTTACTCGCCGACCGACCAGACCTTAGAGAAACCTTCTACAAAATGTTTG GTAGATTTGCGCTGATGTCAACAGTCGAGATGACCACTGATATTCCCGAGCACTCGCATATGGATAAAGATTTTTGGGACGCCAGGGCTCGGGGACTGGGAGCAACGAGAGATCGGCCACTCTCGACAGGAGGCGAAGAGAACACTCTCTGTCTCAAACAAGACAG GTACCCTAAGGAAGATATCCCACTCCACGAGTTTGCCCATGGAGTTCATTTGATCGCAGCCAAGTATGCCATTGAAGGGTTTGAAGACCGCCTCACTGCATCGTATCTCTCCGCGAAATTAAAAGGCCTATGGAATAATACTTATGCAATGACAAATTTGATGGAGTACTGG GCAGAGGCTGTGCAGAGTTATTTTAATGATGACGACATTTCAATCAGCGGAAACGGCATTCATAACCACATTCATACCAGAAAAGGGCTCAAGAATTATGATCCGGATATCTTTGCTCTTTGCCAAGAGATTTGGCCATGTGACAACACGTTTCTCCACAGGTGTCTATCTTCAAGAG GGTTGGAGCAAGAACAACAGCTGAAAATGAACTGTAATGGCACAAATAATCCCATCTTCTCCTACAGCGCTG aaTGCGCAGATACGAATTTCCACTGTCCAAGCTGGGCCGGCATGGGTGGATGTGTGAGGAATCCACGTTATATGCTCCCGTACTGTCCAAGGAGTTGTAGAGTGTGTACGACTAATTATGAAGGCAAAG CTAATCAAAATAACCAGTCTCGGGTAGTCCAGATGTCTACGTGTGACGACATCGCAAGCGAGTGTGCATGGCAGATGTGCGGGAAAGACGTTGGCTACAGTGCGGAGAACTGTCGATCTACGTGTGTTAACTGTGATTACTACCTGG ACCTCTTCAACAGGACAGACCCATGGTTAGTTGAGTCAGCAACAACTGCCACCCTATCTTTCTCGCTACCTTCGACAGGCAATTCAAACGTGATTTCCGCATTGTTAATGGTTGTGCAGTGCCTGTTTATGTCAAAGTTTGTTTTATAA
- the LOC135482813 gene encoding uncharacterized protein LOC135482813 gives MFNRPNIALEKLNLHIDQFTVIVGKMAASLLAMMKELECPICFKLMNNPRIVGSCKHVFCEECLRKHISTKGTSETFPCPNCRVDNAVSADGVEGLKVDFRTASSVEILLKAESPRRTCSVCGGEGDTQNTCSRKMAEYLCDTCDLDLCSGCRNDHSEVPGTVDHIFYDLCKTHWRRMKHFCRSCSMVICGLCKKSEHADKTHETVLYKCSFEEDISNVVDEAGETLARALLKHGAAGEGERVMKEEVESRRCAVADSAKAIVESSNAEITDLRTRIKEMQAEVLKLEKRVDRVIARKEQFDKVEKETADDYYKSVATFNEVLSDLIAELRRQSEQLQHLKSTNCLGSSHNASVIVCKGEIRKITSNIRETLRTKPKQRKLAPMPVLNVEFPEFTAAKYYKDWSFKENGIKRIFSIEILPNEFGVAILGGTSSERWSQASKIFFSPSLQSKDINVITDGVMPGLDLTGVASTGDLILLRKTQPHIKFYRYGDQYLRADDLHVSSDLGNPKSITFDEKRNLLFIIRVKPRGPKSEVLQIDGSNGSILKTVDCNVSGRLACDPIQEWVFKCFPGVESYNETTLNYSNSWHVPNVEICDVNLSTDERLYAAGRRPSYEIVLYHIGPEERVKQIGPLLDGKGQQVVCDQPCNPRSAVCGDLLLVGVGFRVLFYRLEA, from the exons ATGTTCAACAGGCCTAATATAGCCTTAGAAAAACTCAACCTTCACATAGACCAATTTACTGTGATAG tGGGTAAAATGGCGGCATCCCTTCTTGCCATGATGAAGGAGCTCGAGTGTCCAATCtgcttcaaattaatgaacaaccCGAGGATAGTTGGCTCCTGTAAGCATGTCTTCTGTGAGGAATGTCTCCGAAAGCACATTTCGACAAAAGGAACATCCGAAACCTTCCCCTGCCCGAATTGTCGGGTGGATAACGCTGTATCCGCGGATGGTGTAGAGGGGTTGAAGGTTGACTTTAGGACGGCCAGCTCTGTGGAAATTCTGTTGAAAGCCGAGAGTCCGAGGCGCACGTGCTCAGTATGTGGAGGAGAAGGTGAtactcaaaatacatgtagtcgaAAAATGGCGGAGTATCTGTGCGAtacttgtgaccttgacctttgttcTGGATGTCGCAATGACCATTCCGAAGTGCCTGGAACTGTTGACCACATCTTCTACGATCTTTGCAAAACCCATTGGAGAAGAATGAAACATTTCTGTCGATCATGTTCAATGGTGATTTGTGGTCTCTGTAAAAAATCAGAACATGCTGATAAGACGCATGAAACTGTCCTCTACAAATGTTCATTTGAAGAGGATATATCAAACGTAGTAGATGAAGCTGGGGAGACATTAGCAAGAGCGCTGTTAAAACATGGTGCCGCTGGTGAAGGTGAGCGTGTGATGAAAGAAGAGGTCGAATCAAGGAGGTGTGCAGTCGCTGACAGTGCGAAAGCCATTGTTGAATCTTCAAACGCGGAGATAACTGACTTACGAACCCGAATTAAGGAGATGCAAGCTGAGGTTCTTAAACTTGAAAAGCGCGTGGATCGGGTCATTGCAAGGAAAGAACAATTTGATAAGGTAGAAAAGGAGACAGCTGATGACTATTATAAAAGTGTGGCCACATTCAACGAGGTTTTATCCGACTTGATAGCTGAACTCCGGCGACAGTCAGAGCAACTTCAGCACTTAAAGTCAACAAACTGTCTCGGGTCTTCGCACAACGCAAGTGTGATAGTTTGCAAGGGGGAGATaaggaaaattacaagtaacaTTAGGGAGACTCTTCGAACCAAACCAAAACAGAGGAAACTTGCCCCGATGCCTGTTCTTAATGTCGAATTCCCAGAGTTCACGGCAGCAAAGTATTATAAAGATTGGAGTTTCAAGGAAAATGGAATTAAACGCATTTTCAGTATTGAAATATTACCGAATGAATTCGGGGTAGCAATCTTGGGTGGAACCTCGTCCGAGAGATGGTCACAGGCGAGCAAGATTTTCTTTTCGCCATCGTTACAGTCCAAAGACATTAATGTTATCACGGATGGAGTCATGCCTGGCCTGGATTTGACGGGCGTGGCTAGCACTGGGGACCTGATTTTGTTGCGAAAGACGCAGCCCCATATCAAGTTCTACAGATATGGTGATCAGTATTTGAGAGCTGACGACCTCCATGTTTCATCAGACTTAGGAAACCCTAAATCCATCACTTTCGATGAAAAAAGAAACCTCCTCTTTATCATACGGGTGAAACCTCGTGGACCAAAATCAGAAGTTCTACAAATAGACGGATCGAATGGTTCTATACTCAAGACAGTCGACTGCAACGTTAGTGGACGATTAGCATGCGATCCCATCCAGGAATGGGTTTTCAAGTGCTTTCCCGGCGTAGAATCCTACAATGAAACTACCCTCAATTATTCAAATTCGTGGCATGTGCCAAATGTcgaaatatgtgatgttaatTTGAGTACAGATGAAAGATTATACGCAGCAGGAAGGCGTCCGTCCTATGAAATTGTGCTGTACCATATTGGACCAGAAGAGAGAGTCAAGCAAATTGGCCCATTGTTGGATGGAAAAGGCCAACAAGTTGTGTGCGACCAACCGTGTAATCCAAGGTCGGCGGTCTGCGGTGACTTGCTTTTGGTAGGTGTCGGTTTTCGAGTGCTATTCTACCGCCTGGAGGCATAA
- the LOC135482815 gene encoding uncharacterized protein LOC135482815 encodes MASSLEAMKKQLECSICLKVIDTPKILESCNHIFCKKCISELVKSNENSYFPCPECRVECKLPADGVDGLKGDFRVAKLIEICNASEPTSSENTILLCTYCRKDRADSVCDFCDLDLCPKCSKEHLKETKETGDHIVYDLCVKHKRRKKQCCCNCNVLICVQCLRTNHSDEEHDTKPYKDFATAQVKSLEMQVEQISATAKSTGDRLVRADELLARSRSKVESKKKKEIIEQSNAAIKPLTCQINVVRQEIEKLQIRLEKLESKKAAHIEYTEAKVRAIDSEKVDSFDIKPHKMVMTEKIKQIDSTKKQLTRLKGKYWLGVGHHQQIIDCQRGMGEIVVSLGNLEETMGEIDRVCQLAEAADDMKVTPEVGSSSKHVLKSGEVAEPNVNLPPPTLSSNDMPLSKRTWTPLQEWNFDTDGPCCIYRVVILPNIPKGLAVLGATGDNHPSKIFYFPSRIENVCAEVTRGVSPSKDMALNSSGNLVLLRAEEPYLRMYVAKWDYQWHKTIPSPEVITKPSNIACATDKIIVLDGVHPNVSLFVLNTKGEALHCLQLNHHGRLAYSELTQMVYMTIPGSDTFQLSGTLLSPTDTGKKFELPGLHVWDICSVADGNLAVAGTTPWNSGRFGRVIGCLLDTNLNQTHFLDIVDSNGQPVLVDEKAEKIRIDLREKILIIACEAKLLFYQMV; translated from the coding sequence ATGGCATCCTCCCTTGAGGCGATGAAGAAACAACTTGAGTGTTCCATCTGCTTAAAAGTTATAGACACGCCGAAGATCCTCGAGTCTTGCAACCATATTTTCTGCAAGAAATGCATCAGTGAACTTGTTAAGTCGAATGAGAATTCGTACTTTCCTTGTCCTGAGTGTCGCGTGGAATGCAAGCTTCCTGCCGATGGTGTGGATGGTCTGAAGGGTGATTTCAGAGTTGCCAAACTTATTGAAATATGCAATGCATCAGAACCAACTAGCTCGGAAAATACAATTTTGCTGTGCACTTACTGTCGAAAGGACAGGGCGGATTCAGTGTGCgatttctgtgaccttgacctctgtccAAAGTGTAGCAAGGAGCATCTGAAAGAGACGAAAGAAACTGGCGACCACATCGTATACGATCTGTGTGTGAAACACAAGAGGCGAAAGAAACAGTGTTGCTGCAATTGCAATGTACTGATATGTGTTCAGTGTCTTAGAACCAATCATTCGGACGAGGAACATGATACAAAGCCGTACAAAGACTTTGCCACTGCTCAAGTTAAGTCTTTGGAAATGCAGGTTGAACAGATTTCAGCTACTGCCAAGTCTACCGGAGACCGGCTTGTGAGAGCTGATGAGCTTCTTGCCCGATCCAGGAGTAAGGTTGAGtcgaaaaagaagaaggaaatTATTGAACAATCAAATGCTGCCATCAAACCACTGACATGTCAGATCAACGTTGTCAGACAAGAGATTGAGAAACTTCAAATCCGACTCGAGAAACTTGAGAGCAAGAAAGCAGCACACATCGAGTATACGGAAGCAAAGGTAAGAGCGATTGACAGTGAGAAAGTGGATTCCTTCGATATCAAACCACACAAGATGGTCATGACGGAAAAGATCAAGCAGATCGATTCGACAAAGAAGCAGCTCACAAGGTTGAAGGGGAAGTACTGGTTAGGTGTGGGGCATCACCAACAAATCATTGATTGCCAACGCGGAATGGGAGAGATTGTAGTGTCTCTTGGTAACTTGGAAGAAACCATGGGCGAGATCGATCGGGTATGCCAATTGGCGGAGGCTGCTGATGATATGAAGGTTACTCCAGAGGTCGGGTCATCATCAAAGCATGTCCTCAAGTCTGGGGAGGTGGCAGAACCGAATGTTAACCTACCCCCGCCTACGTTATCGTCGAATGATATGCCCTTATCTAAAAGGACATGGACTCCGTTGCAAGAATGGAATTTTGACACTGATGGTCCTTGCTGTATATACAGAGTTGTTATTTTGCCAAACATCCCAAAAGGTCTGGCTGTCTTGGGTGCTACCGGTGACAATCATCCAAGCAAGATATTTTACTTTCCGTCTAGGATTGAGAACGTGTGTGCAGAGGTTACACGAGGTGTGTCTCCATCGAAGGACATGGCTTTAAACAGCAGTGGTAACTTGGTGTTACTCCGCGCTGAGGAACCTTACCTGAGGATGTATGTCGCAAAATGGGATTACCAGTGGCATAAAACCATTCCATCTCCAGAAGTAATAACGAAGCCAAGTAACATCGCATGCGCAACTGACAAGATTATAGTCCTCGACGGTGTGCACCCAAATGTTAGTTTATTCGTTCTGAATACAAAAGGCGAGGCGCTGCATTGCCTTCAACTGAATCACCATGGTCGTCTGGCCTACAGTGAGCTCACTCAAATGGTCTATATGACCATTCCGGGGTCGGATACCTTCCAGTTGAGCGGCACTCTATTGTCACCTACGGATACGGGAAAGAAGTTCGAGCTGCCTGGACTTCACGTCTGGGACATCTGCAGCGTAGCGGATGGAAATCTGGCTGTGGCCGGTACAACACCGTGGAATAGTGGCAGGTTTGGTCGCGTCATTGGTTGTTTGCTTGATACCAATCTGAACCAAACACATTTTCTTGATATCGTGGACAGCAACGGACAGCCTGTCCTCGTTGACGAAAAAGCTGAAAAGATACGGATAGACCTTAGAGAGAAGATTCTTATCATTGCCTGCGAGGCAAAGTTGCTGTTTTATCAGATGGTTTGA
- the LOC135482816 gene encoding probable ATP-dependent RNA helicase DHX34 has product MGKDKHRPHRDREEDHEEKGSRSSKKEDWHSSKHHKSSHRHKKHEKKHHHRSKSGDKEHSSWSLDMDHSRYRSRSRGEERSHHRSPDKGQSHRSRSRRSRSRGDEQSDRHRPRPREGKPSKHHHPLPDKKPSHYRSSSHDDGKSRRHRSRSLGERQFHYRSRSRDKDKSQHHLSRSRNKERSYHGSKSNDTGQIHPKSESVDTEEPSDHTSGSYNKEQSVDTEEPSDHTSGSYNKEQSRNVRAMSREKKRSDHRQFRSHDGEQSQFHRAKSLDEECSQHALLLSKADQLPESDADTNARISDADDDHEFDFQAHRFELNKMFFRDEDLIVRGTAEYRDFWTFVEKYQKFKTLKVSQARQDPISKREKSGSNKLNLPKEYDKRYRINVSIKTRDIKSWYREGPEREDREELTRRRLAQFRGILLHYIDFCQKQKFAKLAKIKKDQANLPMYQYKQTVIDTLKNYQVVVVAGDTGCGKSTQVPQYLLGAGFKKIACTQPRRIACISLCKRVGYETLNEFGKEVGYQVRFEKSKNLATKVLFLTEGLLLRQMATDPLLSMYDVIVIDEVHERHIHTDFLLGVLKYLIQHRDDLKVVLMSATINIGLFSGYFDDCPVIKVPGRLYPIQLEYCPIKLDEQTGKTERLDPRPYLRIMQLIEHKYPTTERGDLLIFLSGMTEIMTVVEAARMFAQQTKRWIVLPLHSALSISEQDKVFDIAPDGVRKCIVSTNIAETSVTIDGVRFIADSGKVKEMSFDPKCKMQRLQEFWISRASAEQRKGRAGRTGPGVCFRMYDESDYEAFQEYATPEIQRVPLDSIVLQLTAMGLPDTRKFPFIEPPAAESIENAIIFLKEQGALSEEEHLTPIGEMLSRLPVDVIIGKMLIMGAIFHMIDPVLSIAAAMSVQSPFTHKAYQDHDAIAARKSLESEHGDPLTLLNTFDEWLQVKADGHGSKKWCRRRCLEEQRFYEITKLKQQFKDLLKDHKLMHNDKDIPRYYTSEERKKRHGDRKRLWELKKEEDKNRKRRKVLKLDADEYTIEQSGDEEGEEDVKDLEFRLTHDLDKTEDQSNSVRNFTYRDITMLKVILCSGLYPQVAIADECNSYRRDSDQAFHTKMKPFVLLHPNSTFAHQPDLLELKLSDKESAMEKKEIFSHKHELLLYGSLLETTKPYLCNPMRVPALQTLLLYAQSLDTNSDLTRIICDGWLEIKFADVESAEQSVSSVIHLRTTWHNVLTLRLKDTFEKMDKDAPVQPAAKRLERILATKLTEFLDSKVEYSVRKVFAAEMKHMYRGMEKAATSCDSKTLEVLKDVMKSSSGSPHPVKGGNRINHYLNYDCLLDAASASVWGEYTTYLQKHWTCPKCNETMIVTVMERLTHQAECGGKDEEAKMEEQEEEETKQAQLDPFRKPYSCPVCDQEFLFTPTEILKHRKTHQTTAVK; this is encoded by the exons ATGGGAAAAGATAAGCACCGGCCCCATAGGGACCGAGAGGAGGATCATGAAGAGAAAGGAAGTAGGTCATCAAAAAAGGAAGACTGGCATTCCAGCAAGCATCACAAATCTTCTCACAGGCAcaaaaaacatgagaaaaaacatcatcataGGTCGAAGTCAGGAGATAAGGAACATAGTTCATGGTCTTTAGATATGGATCACTCACGTTATAGATCCAGGTCACGTGGTGAGGAACGATCACATCATAGATCACCTGACAAAGGACAATCACATAGATCTAGGTCACGTAGGTCTAGGTCACGTGGTGATGAACAGTCTGATCGTCATAGACCCAGACCTCGTGAAGGGAAACCGTCAAAGCATCATCACCCATTGCCTGATAAAAAACCGTCTCATTATAGATCTAGCTCACATGATGATGGCAAATCACGGCGTCATAGATCAAGATCACTTGGTGAGAGACAGTTTCATTATAGGTCTAGGTCACGTGATAAGGACAAATCTCAGCATCATTTGTCCAGATCACGAAATAAAGAACGGTCATATCATGGATCTAAATCAAACGATACAGGACAGATACATCCTAAATCTGAGTCAGTTGATACGGAGGAACCGTCTGATCATACATCTGGATCATACAATAAGGAACAGTCAGTTGATACGGAGGAACCATCTGATCATACATCTGGATCATACAATAAGGAACAGTCTAGAAATGTTAGGGCTATGTCACGTGAAAAGAAACGGTCTGATCATCGTCAGTTTAGGTCACATGATGGAGAACAATCTCAGTTTCATAGAGCTAAATCATTAGATGAGGAATGCTCACAACATGCTCTATTGCTTTCAAAAGCCGATCAGCTGCCAGAATCTGATGCAGATACTAATGCAAGGATCTCCGATGCGGACGATGACCACGAGTTCGACTTTCAGGCTCACAGATTCGAATTGAATAAGATGTTTTTCAGAGATGAAGATCTCATTGTCAG GGGCACTGCAGAATACCGTGACTTTTGGACCTTTgtagaaaaatatcagaagttCAAAACGTTAAAGGTTTCCCAAGCAAGACAAG ATCCGATCagtaaaagagaaaaatctGGAAGCAACAAGCTTAACTTGCCGAAAGAGTATGACAAGCGCTACAGGATAAATGTGTCCATCAAGACAAGGGATATAAAGTCATGGTATCGGGAAGGACCTGAGAGGGAAGACCGTGAGGAACTGACCAGGAGAAGACTCGCACAATTTAGAGGCATTCTCCTGCATTACATTGACTTTTGTCAAAAACAGAAG TTCGCCAAGCTTGCCAAAATCAAGAAAGACCAAGCCAATCTGCCCATGTATCAGTATAAGCAGACGGTGATTGACACGTTGAAGAACTACCAAGTTGTGGTTGTTGCTGGTGATACtggctgtggcaagtctacccAGGTCCCTCAGTATCTCCTTGGAGCAGGATTCAAGAAGATTGCGTGCACACAGCCGAGGAGAATAGCCTGTATCTCCTTGTGTAAGAGGGTAGGTTATGAGACCCTCAATGAGTTTGGAAAAGAGGTTGGATACCAG gttcggtttgaaaaaagtaaaaatctTGCTACAAAGGTGTTGTTCTTGACAGAAG GTCTCCTGCTGCGACAGATGGCAACTGATCCATTACTTTCCATGTACGATGTGATCGTCATTGATGAAGTTCATGAGAGACACATACACACTGACTTCCTCCTCGGGGTATTAAAGTATCTCATCCAGCATCGTGATGACCTCAAGGTTGTCTTGATGTCTGCAACCATCAACATTGGACTGTTTAGTGGATATTTTGATGACTGCCCAGTAATCAAG GTACCTGGTCGCCTCTACCCCATCCAACTCGAGTATTGCCCAATCAAACTCGACGAGCAGACAGGAAAAACAGAACGACTCGATCCGCGACCATATCTTCGTATCATGCAGCTAATCGAACACAAGTACCCAACAACGGAGCGTGGTGATTTGTTGATTTTCCTGAGTGGCATGACGGAGATCATGACGGTTGTTGAGGCGGCCAGGATGTTCGCTCAGCAGACCAAGCGATGGATTGTTTTACCTCTTCATAGTGCGCTGTCAATCAGTGAACAGGATAAG GTATTTGACATTGCTCCTGATGGTGTTCGAAAGTGTATCGTCTCCACTAACATTGCCGAAACATCCGTCACCATCGATGGTGTACGCTTCATCGCAGATTCTGGAAAGGTGAAAGAGATGAGTTTTGATCCCAAGTGTAAGATGCAGCGGCTTCAAGAGTTCTGGATCAGTCGGGCGAGTGCTGAGCAGAGAAAAGGAAGAGCTG GTCGTACCGGACCAGGCGTCTGCTTCAGGATGTATGATGAATCTGACTATGAAGCATTTCAAGAATATGCCACTCCAGAAATACAGCGAGTTCCGCTGGATTCCATTGTCCTGCAGTTGACTGCCATGGGTCTCCCTGACACAAGAAA GTTTCCTTTTATTGAGCCTCCAGCTGCTGAAAGCATAGAGAATGCCATCATATTCTTGAAAGAGCAGGGTGCTCTATCGGAGGAGGAGCACCTGACCCCCATTGGTGAGATGTTGTCACGGCTGCCTGTTGATGTCATCATTGGCAAGATGCTGATCATGGGCGCAATATTTCAT ATGATTGATCCTGTCCTGTCCATTGCTGCAGCCATGAGTGTCCAGTCTCCATTCACACACAAGGCCTACCAAGACCATGATGCCATT GCAGCAAGGAAGTCCTTGGAGTCCGAACATGGTGACCCGTTGACGTTACTAAATACATTTGATGAATGGCTACAGGTGAAAGCAGACGGACACGGTAGCAAGAAGTGGTGTCGCAGACGATGTCTTGAGGAGCAGAGATTTTATGAGATCACCAAACTCAAGCAACAGTTCAAAGACTTGTTAAAG GACCACAAACTGATGCACAATGACAAGGACATACCTCGCTATTACACCAGTGAGGAGAGAAAGAAGCGACACGGTGACAGGAAACGCCTCTGGGAACTCAAGAAGGAAGAAGACAAGAATAGAAAGAGGAGGAAAGTCCTGAAACTCGATGCAGAT GAATACACAATTGAACAATCGGGGGATGAAGAAGGGGAAGAAGATGTTAAAGACCTTGAGTTCCGTCTGACACACGACCTGGATAAGACAGAAGATCAATCGAACTCTGTCCGAAACTTCACGTATCGAGACATCACCATGTTGAAGGTGATCCTGTGTAGTGGGCTCTACCCGCAGGTTGCTATTGCTGATGAGTGTAACTCATATAGGCGAGATTCAGATCAGGCATTTCATACTAAG ATGAAACCCTTTGTCCTCCTCCATCCGAACAGTACCTTTGCACATCAGCCTGATCTTCTTGAACTGAAGCTCAGTGATAAGGAATCTGCTATGGAAAAGAAGGAAATCTTCTCCCACAAGCATGAGTTGCTGCTTTATGG CTCCCTGCTCGAGACAACCAAACCATACCTATGCAACCCAATGAGAGTCCCTGCCCTCCAGACACTGCTGCTATATGCCCAGAGCTTAGACACAAACAGTGATTTGACCAGGATCATATGCGATGGTTGGTTGGAAATTAAATTTGCTGACGTCGAGAGTGCCGAGCAGAGCGTTTCTAGTGTCATCCACTTGAGGACCACGTGGCACAATGTGCTGACGTTGAGGTTAAAGG ATACATTtgaaaagatggataaagatgcACCAGTTCAACCAGCAGCTAAAAGACTGGAGCGGATTCTGGCCACCAAGCTCACCGAGTTCCTTGATAGTAAAGTGGAGTATTCTGTGAGGAAGGTGTTTGCTGCTGAGATGAAACACATGTACCGAGGCATGGAGAAGGCTGCAACCAGTTGTG ATTCCAAAACATTGGAAGTGTTGAAGGACGTGATGAAGTCCTCATCTGGCAGTCCGCATCCTGTCAAAGGGGGAAATAGGATCAACCACTATCTCAACTACGACTG TCTGCTAGATGCAGCCTCAGCTTCAGTGTGGGGAGAGTACACCACTTACCTCCAGAAACACTGGACCTGCCCCAAATGTAATGAGACCATGATAGTCACAGTGATGGAGAGGTTGACGCACCAGGCAGAGTGTGGCGGCAAAGATGAGG AGGCCAAGATGGAAGAGCAGGAGGAGGAAGAGACCAAACAAGCTCAGCTTGACCCGTTCAGAAAACCTTATTCGTGTCCCGTTTGTGATCAGGAGTTTTTATTTACTCCAACAGAGATTCTTAAACATAGGAAAACACATCAAACGACTGCCGTCAAATGA